One Hordeum vulgare subsp. vulgare chromosome 4H, MorexV3_pseudomolecules_assembly, whole genome shotgun sequence DNA window includes the following coding sequences:
- the LOC123447009 gene encoding uncharacterized protein LOC123447009, with translation MEPVESAKCECCELREDCTRGYIVGVKADFGGRWLCGLCSEAVREEGRKRGMEAALRDHMAFCAGWCRAKDPALRVADGMRQMLLRRRPSISISK, from the coding sequence ATGGAGCCGGTGGAGTCGGCCAAGTGCGAGTGCTGCGAGCTGCGGGAGGACTGCACCCGGGGTTACATCGTGGGCGTGAAGGCCGACTTCGGCGGGCGGTGGCTCTGCGGGCTCTGCTCCGAGGCGGTGAGGGAGGAAGGGAGGAAGCGCGGGATGGAGGCGGCGCTCCGGGACCACATGGCCTTCTGCGCCGGCTGGTGCCGGGCCAAGGACCCCGCGCTCAGGGTCGCCGACGGCATGCGCCAGATgctgctccgccgccgcccctccatctccatctccaagTAA
- the LOC123449500 gene encoding extensin: protein METLVISQQRSHHHHHSGRRRKPSPHYSSPQPMRGYHAFNCRAFHSSISIGILPSPPPPPAPPAPRARTYSPEPKTPKQQLHNGKKRSRAIPITPSGSPPSRPELWAGPAYSNSPPPSSLPIPKFSLHQKRSVSLELPPADRTEHVEVLVHAKSAPSTPTAGSGFGFFGENDTAIATENLRRILNLEITED, encoded by the coding sequence ATGGAGACTCTGGTCATCTCGCAGCAGCgcagccaccaccaccaccactctgGTCGCCGGAGGAAGCCATCCCCGCACTACTCGTCGCCTCAGCCCATGCGTGGCTACCACGCCTTCAACTGCCGTGCCTTCCACTCCAGTATCAGCATCGGCATCCTGCcgtccccacccccacccccagccCCGCCTGCACCCCGGGCTCGGACCTACTCCCCGGAGCCCAAGACGCCCAAGCAGCAGCTGCACAACGGCAAAAAGCGCAGCCGGGCGATCCCTATAACTCCATCAGGatctcctccttcccgtcctgagcttTGGGCTGGCCCGGCATACTCCAACTCGCCGCCACCCAGCTCACTGCCGATTCCCAAGTTCTCGCTCCACCAGAAGCGCAGTGTATCACTTGAGTTGCCACCTGCTGACAGGACAGAGCATGTGGAGGTGCTTGTGCATGCCAAGTCAGCACCTTCGACACCCACTGCTGGCTCAGGATTTGGCTTCTTTGGTGAGAATGATACTGCCATTGCCACGGAGAATCTGAGGAGGATCCTTAATTTGGAAATCACCGAGGACTGA